One stretch of Bremerella cremea DNA includes these proteins:
- the groL gene encoding chaperonin GroEL (60 kDa chaperone family; promotes refolding of misfolded polypeptides especially under stressful conditions; forms two stacked rings of heptamers to form a barrel-shaped 14mer; ends can be capped by GroES; misfolded proteins enter the barrel where they are refolded when GroES binds) has product MAKQLLFEDHARAKMLKGIDKLADAVAVTMGPTGRNVIINKSFGGPTVTKDGVTVAKEIELEDRFENMGAKLVNEVASKTSDVAGDGTTTATVLARAIFKEGIRNIVAGSNPTAIRRGIEKAVAAAEDFLLNLAKPVNSKEDVANIGTISANNDRAIGDLLAEALHRVGQDGVITVEEGKSRETTVDYVEGMQFDKGYISPYFINRPAEMDVEMEDAYILYHEKKISNLRELIPLLEQVGNTGKPLLIVSEDIEGEALTALVVNRLRGVLNIAAVKAPGFGDRRKAMLADMAVLTGGTVISEDLGVTLDKVQLSQLGTAKKINITKDKTTIVEGGGDKKALETRIAQLKRQIEETDSEYDREKYQERLAKLSGGVAVISVGAETEAEMKQTKARVEDALHATRAAVEEGVLPGGGVALVRAIEAVEKARSSARGDEKIGVDIILRALPAPMRQIADNCGIDGNVVVDEVLQKSTNFGYDAYKGEYVDMVKAGVIDPAKVVRTALSNAASIAGLLLTTEALVTNLEKEDSKHAPEGVVR; this is encoded by the coding sequence GTGGCAAAACAACTGCTTTTCGAGGATCATGCCCGAGCCAAAATGCTCAAGGGCATCGACAAGCTGGCCGACGCTGTCGCCGTTACGATGGGTCCAACCGGTCGTAACGTGATCATCAACAAGTCGTTCGGTGGCCCCACGGTCACCAAAGACGGTGTCACCGTAGCCAAAGAAATCGAACTGGAAGACCGGTTCGAAAACATGGGCGCCAAGCTCGTCAACGAAGTCGCCAGCAAGACTTCGGACGTCGCCGGTGACGGTACCACCACCGCCACCGTCTTGGCCCGAGCCATCTTCAAGGAAGGCATCCGCAACATTGTTGCCGGTAGCAATCCAACTGCGATTCGTCGTGGTATTGAAAAGGCCGTAGCCGCTGCCGAAGACTTCCTGCTTAACCTGGCCAAGCCAGTCAACAGCAAGGAAGACGTCGCCAACATCGGTACCATCAGTGCCAACAACGATCGCGCTATTGGCGACCTATTGGCCGAAGCCCTGCACCGCGTTGGCCAAGATGGCGTTATCACCGTCGAAGAAGGCAAGAGCCGCGAAACGACCGTCGATTACGTCGAAGGGATGCAGTTCGACAAGGGGTACATCTCCCCTTACTTCATCAACCGTCCTGCCGAAATGGATGTGGAGATGGAAGACGCCTACATCCTGTACCACGAAAAGAAGATCAGCAATCTGCGTGAGCTGATTCCGCTGCTGGAACAGGTCGGCAACACCGGCAAGCCGCTATTGATCGTGTCGGAAGACATCGAAGGGGAAGCCCTGACCGCGTTGGTCGTCAACCGTTTGCGTGGCGTGCTGAACATCGCCGCCGTTAAGGCTCCTGGCTTCGGCGATCGCCGTAAGGCCATGCTCGCTGACATGGCCGTCCTGACTGGCGGTACCGTCATCAGTGAAGACCTGGGCGTCACGCTCGACAAGGTCCAACTGAGCCAACTTGGTACAGCCAAGAAGATCAACATCACCAAAGATAAGACGACCATCGTCGAAGGTGGTGGCGACAAGAAGGCTCTCGAAACTCGAATCGCTCAGTTGAAGCGTCAGATCGAAGAAACCGATAGCGAGTACGATCGCGAAAAGTACCAGGAACGTCTGGCCAAGCTTTCCGGTGGTGTTGCGGTGATCTCGGTCGGTGCGGAAACCGAAGCCGAAATGAAGCAAACCAAAGCCCGCGTCGAAGACGCCCTGCACGCCACGCGTGCTGCGGTGGAAGAAGGCGTTCTACCAGGCGGTGGTGTTGCTTTGGTTCGTGCGATCGAAGCGGTCGAAAAAGCCCGCTCGTCAGCCCGTGGCGACGAAAAGATCGGCGTGGACATCATTCTCAGAGCATTGCCTGCTCCGATGCGTCAGATCGCCGACAACTGCGGCATCGACGGCAACGTGGTTGTCGACGAAGTTCTGCAGAAGTCGACCAACTTTGGCTACGACGCCTATAAAGGCGAATACGTCGACATGGTCAAAGCTGGCGTTATCGATCCTGCCAAGGTTGTGCGTACCGCGCTGAGCAACGCGGCCAGCATTGCTGGTTTGCTGTTGACCACCGAAGCGTTGGTTACCAACCTGGAAAAGGAAGATTCCAAGCATGCCCCGGAAGGTGTTGTTCGCTAA
- the dnaJ gene encoding molecular chaperone DnaJ, whose product MATKIDYYEVLGVERSASQGEISKAYRKLAIKYHPDSNPGDEDAVIRFKAAAEAYEVLSDSDKRARYDQYGHAGVDGNQRSSFHDVEDIMEAFGDIFGGGVFSDIFGRGGGRGGRRRVRKGADIQVRVTLDLEEAATGVQREIQVDRRVACGPCGGSGAKPGSQPEPCNRCGGLGQVVQQAGILRVQTTCPSCGGQGTIISDPCPECRGNGFTTRRVNMDVSIPAGVDDGMRVRLAGEGQPSPDGGPPGDCYCHISIRKHRIFEREGDHLILKMPITYTQAVLGSEIEVPTLNGPATLTVPPGSGSSEVFKMRGKGMPDPHGRGHGDLYVQTYIEVPKKLDPKQEEILRELAEYEHTNVSPHRKSFLESIRDYLFSSHDEKETKKKS is encoded by the coding sequence ATGGCGACGAAAATCGACTATTACGAAGTCCTGGGAGTGGAACGCTCTGCCTCGCAGGGCGAAATCTCGAAGGCCTATCGAAAACTAGCGATCAAGTATCACCCTGATTCAAATCCTGGGGACGAGGATGCTGTTATTCGCTTTAAAGCCGCTGCGGAAGCCTATGAGGTTCTTAGCGATTCCGATAAGCGGGCTCGTTACGATCAATACGGCCACGCCGGGGTCGATGGCAACCAGCGTTCCAGCTTCCACGACGTCGAAGACATTATGGAAGCCTTCGGAGACATCTTTGGTGGTGGTGTCTTCAGCGATATCTTCGGACGTGGCGGTGGCCGCGGAGGCCGTCGACGCGTGCGTAAAGGGGCCGATATCCAGGTCCGGGTCACGCTTGATCTCGAAGAAGCTGCCACCGGCGTCCAACGCGAGATTCAAGTCGATCGCCGCGTCGCCTGTGGTCCCTGCGGTGGCTCTGGGGCGAAACCTGGCTCGCAGCCGGAACCATGTAATCGTTGTGGCGGCCTAGGGCAAGTCGTCCAGCAAGCTGGCATTCTGCGGGTTCAAACGACCTGTCCTTCCTGCGGTGGTCAAGGAACCATCATCAGCGATCCTTGCCCCGAATGCCGAGGCAACGGTTTCACAACTCGCCGCGTGAACATGGACGTCTCGATTCCAGCCGGGGTCGACGACGGAATGCGAGTTCGTCTGGCAGGCGAAGGGCAACCTAGCCCCGATGGTGGTCCTCCAGGTGATTGCTACTGTCATATTTCGATTCGTAAGCATCGCATCTTCGAACGAGAAGGGGATCACCTGATCCTCAAAATGCCGATTACCTACACCCAGGCAGTCCTGGGAAGCGAAATCGAAGTTCCGACCCTCAATGGCCCGGCAACCCTAACGGTTCCGCCCGGTTCGGGATCGTCGGAAGTCTTTAAGATGCGTGGCAAAGGGATGCCCGATCCCCATGGTCGCGGTCATGGCGACTTATACGTGCAAACCTATATCGAAGTCCCCAAGAAACTCGATCCCAAGCAAGAAGAAATCTTGCGGGAACTGGCCGAGTACGAACATACCAACGTCAGCCCGCACCGCAAATCTTTCTTGGAATCGATACGCGACTACTTGTTCTCGTCGCATGACGAAAAAGAAACCAAGAAGAAAAGCTGA
- the grpE gene encoding nucleotide exchange factor GrpE: MPAEHPNTDPPENPTQPANDPQPGTTGETADAFFAASDAEMDHLKQELIDAEKRVLLAQADLENFRKRMRREREDELKYANVPLLTDLLPVVDNLQRGIESAEKSEQTSALLDGIKLVEKQLIEAMTKRGCEPIEAQGQPFDPNLHDAILQQPSADVDPGTVLHVAQVGYKLYDRVIRPSQVIVSKAPE, translated from the coding sequence GTGCCTGCAGAACATCCCAATACCGATCCCCCCGAAAATCCAACTCAACCAGCAAACGATCCCCAACCAGGGACAACAGGCGAGACAGCAGATGCTTTCTTCGCCGCATCGGATGCGGAAATGGATCACTTGAAACAAGAACTGATCGACGCCGAGAAGCGTGTCCTGTTAGCACAAGCCGACCTCGAGAACTTCCGCAAACGCATGCGACGCGAGCGGGAAGACGAGCTAAAGTACGCCAACGTCCCTCTACTGACCGACCTGCTGCCGGTTGTCGACAACCTACAACGTGGGATCGAATCGGCCGAGAAAAGCGAGCAGACCAGCGCCCTGCTGGATGGCATCAAGCTTGTCGAAAAGCAATTGATCGAAGCCATGACGAAAAGAGGCTGCGAACCGATCGAAGCCCAAGGTCAACCGTTCGATCCGAATCTGCACGATGCAATCCTACAGCAGCCCAGTGCCGACGTAGACCCGGGCACCGTGCTGCACGTTGCTCAGGTTGGCTATAAGCTGTATGACCGCGTAATTCGCCCGAGCCAAGTGATTGTCTCCAAAGCCCCTGAATAA
- a CDS encoding FmdB family zinc ribbon protein: MPTYEYQCDACNHKFEEFQSISADPLTKCPECKKKKLRRLFSTGGGLLFKGSGFYITDYRSDSYKKSAEKGTKSSESSKPAKSDSKGSSGSSSSSS, from the coding sequence ATGCCCACCTACGAATACCAGTGCGACGCTTGCAATCACAAGTTCGAGGAATTCCAATCGATCTCGGCTGATCCGCTCACAAAGTGCCCGGAATGCAAGAAAAAGAAATTGCGTCGCCTCTTTAGCACTGGTGGCGGTTTACTTTTCAAGGGATCAGGGTTTTACATCACTGACTACCGTAGCGATTCGTACAAGAAGAGCGCTGAAAAAGGTACGAAGAGCAGCGAATCCTCAAAGCCTGCCAAGAGCGATTCGAAGGGGAGTTCCGGCTCCAGTTCGTCGTCCAGCTAA
- a CDS encoding DNA gyrase inhibitor YacG, giving the protein MAPLRCPTCRHVFESTYTVAMPFCSERCRQIDLGQWLDEEHALPLDIEKHLEEQATQPPENDDPDDEVSW; this is encoded by the coding sequence TTGGCACCCCTGCGTTGTCCGACTTGCCGTCACGTATTTGAAAGTACCTATACCGTCGCGATGCCTTTTTGCAGCGAGCGTTGCCGCCAGATTGACCTGGGACAATGGCTCGACGAAGAGCACGCATTACCCCTGGACATCGAAAAGCACCTCGAAGAACAGGCCACCCAGCCACCGGAAAACGACGATCCAGACGACGAAGTTTCGTGGTAG
- a CDS encoding P-II family nitrogen regulator codes for MKLIVAVIQPTKLDSVRTALAEVAVERLTVFDAEGYGRQRGQTATFRGIEYQTNLLRKVIVEVAVNDDFLERTLAIIENVARTGVEGNIGDGKILVIPIEQVVQIGGKERGPSAV; via the coding sequence GTGAAACTAATTGTCGCCGTAATTCAACCGACGAAGTTGGACAGCGTACGGACTGCCCTGGCGGAAGTTGCTGTCGAACGCCTCACGGTTTTCGATGCCGAAGGTTACGGACGGCAACGCGGCCAAACGGCTACATTTCGCGGGATTGAATATCAGACGAATCTGTTACGGAAAGTGATTGTTGAAGTCGCAGTGAACGACGATTTCCTCGAACGGACGCTGGCCATCATCGAGAATGTGGCTCGTACCGGAGTGGAAGGGAACATTGGCGACGGCAAGATTCTCGTTATTCCGATCGAACAAGTTGTGCAAATCGGGGGCAAGGAACGCGGACCTTCCGCAGTTTAA
- a CDS encoding acetylxylan esterase — translation MLHAQQEKVIYDEADVPKFTLPDPLVAADGTKIESAQTWNEIRRPELLKLFEKDVYGKSPAAPDKLSFEVIETSDDALAGKARRRQVAIRLTDDPEGPVLNLLVYLPKTDQPVPTFMTLNFFGNASIQDDPAIQLPKSWLRNSTEKGVDDHKPTEKLRGASTSRWPVEMIVENGYGLATAYYGDIDPDFDDKFQNGIHPYFYEDGQTQPKPDQWGSIAAWAWGMSRALDYLQQDKEIDGSKVIAMGHSRLGKTALWAGATDPRFAAVISNNSGCGGAALSRRRFGESVKRINTSFPHWFCDNFTKYNHNEDACPVDQHELIALVAPRPCLVCSAEEDRWADPHGEFLSAHYASPVYELLGVEGLAIDEMPKVDQPVLSRLGYVVRPGKHDVLASDWQRYMQFADAHVMKKAE, via the coding sequence ATGCTTCACGCGCAGCAAGAAAAAGTCATTTACGACGAAGCCGATGTGCCTAAGTTCACCCTGCCAGATCCGCTCGTGGCGGCCGATGGAACGAAGATTGAATCGGCCCAGACCTGGAACGAGATCCGGCGGCCTGAACTGTTGAAGCTGTTCGAGAAAGATGTCTATGGCAAGTCGCCGGCAGCCCCTGATAAGCTTTCGTTCGAGGTGATCGAGACGTCCGACGATGCACTTGCGGGCAAAGCTCGTCGGCGGCAGGTGGCCATTCGTTTGACGGACGATCCAGAGGGGCCGGTTCTGAATCTATTAGTGTATCTGCCGAAAACCGATCAGCCGGTTCCGACGTTCATGACGCTGAATTTCTTTGGTAATGCCTCGATTCAAGACGATCCTGCGATTCAATTGCCGAAAAGCTGGTTACGAAATAGTACTGAAAAAGGTGTCGACGATCACAAGCCGACAGAAAAACTGCGTGGCGCGAGCACTTCACGTTGGCCGGTCGAGATGATCGTGGAAAATGGCTACGGGTTGGCAACCGCCTATTACGGAGACATCGATCCTGATTTCGACGACAAATTTCAAAATGGCATCCACCCTTACTTTTACGAAGATGGTCAGACTCAGCCGAAACCAGATCAATGGGGTAGCATTGCCGCTTGGGCCTGGGGAATGAGCCGGGCTTTGGATTACTTGCAACAAGATAAAGAGATTGACGGCTCGAAAGTGATTGCCATGGGGCACTCGCGTTTGGGGAAAACGGCGCTTTGGGCCGGGGCAACCGATCCTCGTTTTGCGGCGGTTATCTCGAATAACTCGGGCTGCGGTGGGGCGGCTTTGTCGCGACGTCGTTTTGGTGAATCGGTTAAGCGGATTAACACGTCGTTCCCGCATTGGTTCTGCGATAACTTCACAAAGTACAACCACAACGAAGATGCTTGTCCGGTCGATCAGCACGAGTTGATCGCATTGGTCGCGCCTCGTCCCTGCTTGGTTTGCAGTGCCGAGGAAGATCGTTGGGCCGATCCGCATGGCGAGTTTCTCTCGGCCCACTATGCCAGTCCCGTTTATGAATTGCTGGGGGTAGAAGGCCTGGCGATTGACGAGATGCCCAAGGTTGACCAGCCGGTCTTGAGCCGCCTGGGGTATGTTGTTCGCCCCGGCAAGCACGATGTTCTAGCTTCTGATTGGCAACGCTACATGCAGTTTGCCGATGCCCACGTTATGAAGAAGGCAGAGTAA